A genomic segment from Myxococcales bacterium encodes:
- a CDS encoding amidase — MSPKSEVMPVPRISGVPLRTLARAARTRGGAYSIYRALRKDVRGDELLALPEGLRGGLLHNLTPLAGRPPRSGPADLPLPAGGWAPTVMKIGEAYGRGDLTPSEVVRRCFEKARDLESRTPTHAVLLQRDEDVATRAAAASTERWRTKATLGPFDGVPCAIKEQSAVAGLLHQNGTRVLSDLPASQDAACVEALRAAGAIILGTTPMTEYGMSPLGQNALRTMPRNPHAPGHLAGGSSTGSGVAVATGLVPFALGVDGGGSVRIPAAWNGVFGLKPTWGRVSRRGTFASGSMSHVGPLASSAVDLAGVLERIGHSDAEDPETFVAPAIDKRALSAALRRGVRGLRVGVEEREWADASSEMAAGGREALRALEREGAVLVPVRLELLRFAIGIGALNIGPEALALNARDYQRLGHLMGHDVQVSFAALSCVSSTEFLDAQRLRTGLRAEVAHAFRDIDLLALPTTADAAPAVTAQEMASGFIDGHALARACRYAFLANLTGLPAGTAPVGKTAAGLPIGFQLVGDAWDEGTVLAGLAHLERMGAAEATRPQVYVDILG, encoded by the coding sequence ATGTCGCCGAAATCGGAGGTCATGCCTGTCCCGCGCATCTCCGGTGTTCCGCTTCGTACCCTCGCGCGGGCTGCGCGCACGCGCGGAGGCGCATACTCCATCTATCGAGCCCTGCGAAAGGACGTCCGCGGAGACGAGCTCTTGGCTCTCCCGGAGGGGCTGCGCGGAGGCCTGCTGCATAACTTGACGCCGCTGGCGGGACGACCGCCGCGCTCGGGCCCCGCCGACCTGCCGCTGCCAGCCGGCGGCTGGGCCCCTACGGTGATGAAGATTGGAGAAGCCTACGGGCGGGGCGACCTCACGCCGAGTGAGGTCGTGCGACGGTGCTTCGAGAAAGCGCGCGACCTCGAGTCACGCACGCCGACCCACGCGGTCTTGCTTCAACGCGACGAAGACGTGGCCACGCGCGCGGCAGCGGCCTCGACGGAGCGGTGGCGAACGAAGGCGACGCTCGGGCCCTTCGACGGAGTGCCCTGCGCCATCAAGGAACAGAGCGCCGTCGCCGGTCTGCTGCACCAGAACGGTACGAGGGTCCTGAGCGACCTGCCGGCGAGCCAGGACGCGGCCTGCGTGGAGGCGCTGCGCGCCGCCGGCGCCATCATTCTCGGCACGACGCCCATGACCGAATACGGGATGTCGCCGCTCGGGCAGAACGCCCTCCGGACCATGCCGCGCAATCCGCACGCGCCGGGACACCTGGCCGGCGGCTCCTCCACGGGCTCCGGCGTCGCCGTCGCCACCGGTCTCGTGCCCTTCGCGCTCGGCGTCGACGGCGGCGGGTCGGTGCGCATTCCCGCGGCGTGGAACGGCGTCTTCGGCCTCAAGCCCACTTGGGGAAGAGTCAGTCGGCGTGGCACCTTCGCCAGCGGGAGCATGTCCCACGTCGGTCCCCTCGCATCGAGCGCGGTCGATCTCGCCGGCGTCCTCGAGCGCATCGGTCACAGCGACGCGGAGGACCCGGAGACGTTCGTCGCTCCCGCCATCGACAAGCGGGCGCTCAGCGCCGCGCTTCGTCGCGGTGTTCGAGGCCTGCGCGTCGGCGTCGAGGAGCGCGAGTGGGCCGACGCCTCCTCCGAGATGGCCGCCGGCGGACGAGAGGCCCTTCGCGCCCTCGAGCGCGAAGGCGCGGTCCTTGTTCCCGTGCGCCTCGAGCTGTTGCGTTTTGCCATTGGCATCGGCGCGCTCAACATCGGCCCCGAGGCCCTCGCGCTGAACGCCCGCGACTACCAGCGGCTTGGCCACCTGATGGGGCACGACGTCCAAGTGTCATTCGCGGCGCTGTCGTGTGTATCTTCCACCGAATTTCTCGACGCCCAACGGCTCCGCACGGGCCTTCGTGCGGAGGTCGCCCACGCCTTCCGAGACATCGACCTCTTGGCGCTGCCGACGACCGCCGACGCGGCACCGGCCGTCACGGCGCAGGAGATGGCCAGCGGCTTCATTGACGGCCACGCGCTGGCGCGAGCGTGCCGCTACGCGTTTCTCGCGAACCTGACGGGCCTGCCGGCGGGCACGGCCCCCGTCGGCAAGACCGCCGCCGGTCTTCCCATTGGCTTTCAGCTCGTCGGCGACGCGTGGGACGAGGGGACCGTCCTCGCGGGCCTCGCGCACCTCGAGCGGATGGGCGCGGCCGAGGCGACCCGGCCGCAGGTGTACGTCGACATTCTCGGTTAG
- a CDS encoding TolC family protein encodes MKASTIALSCFTLTAAAWPKASSAQAPPHTAHDPPAAALIDRRVALTRGAAAGPGVATALAPRASAAQAEEMAGPFLRAPALTVFAGYRARAPVVGPELSVNLTQDVALRGLGDARRQAAAQLREAVHADVQQARLGAALRGVLAWASALEAKDVLRLRTLALAQAEAVAASTKARVASGVGQPRELALASGEVGTAHALVLEAEGTLFERLVDLRHALGMAESDAVDVSGDLYASDDRAVDAKSALASVSEHPAMRTARARTELVAREGLLTRAQHGPTAMVGGSYAREATGEQIVGAIVGFPLAIVDPSRFEQARLRASEDGLRAHEARTLAELRRDVNLALHDREHWREVKEALRSRAIEPLREALRLAKKEYEVGTQDVAMVLLARQKVVGAEEQMARAAGAVVRSDAQLAYLTGALAAEIGRSP; translated from the coding sequence ATGAAGGCGTCGACCATCGCCCTTTCCTGCTTCACGTTGACGGCTGCTGCGTGGCCGAAGGCGTCCTCAGCGCAGGCGCCTCCCCACACGGCCCATGATCCGCCGGCCGCGGCGTTGATTGATCGTCGCGTGGCGCTCACGCGAGGCGCCGCCGCGGGCCCCGGCGTGGCCACCGCCTTGGCGCCACGCGCGTCGGCAGCGCAAGCCGAGGAGATGGCTGGCCCGTTCTTGAGGGCCCCCGCCCTGACGGTCTTCGCTGGATACCGCGCCAGGGCGCCCGTCGTCGGCCCCGAGTTGTCTGTCAACCTCACGCAGGACGTGGCACTTCGCGGCTTGGGCGATGCGCGCAGGCAAGCGGCGGCGCAGCTCCGCGAAGCGGTTCACGCAGACGTGCAACAAGCTCGCCTCGGGGCCGCGCTACGCGGTGTCCTCGCATGGGCGTCTGCGCTCGAAGCCAAAGACGTGCTTCGCCTTCGCACGCTAGCGCTGGCGCAAGCGGAGGCCGTCGCCGCGAGCACGAAAGCACGCGTCGCGTCTGGCGTCGGCCAGCCGCGCGAGCTCGCCCTGGCCTCGGGCGAGGTGGGCACGGCCCACGCGCTGGTCCTTGAAGCGGAAGGTACGCTCTTCGAGAGGCTCGTCGACCTCCGACACGCCTTGGGCATGGCGGAGAGCGACGCCGTCGACGTGAGCGGCGATCTCTACGCGAGCGACGACAGAGCCGTCGACGCCAAGAGCGCGCTCGCCAGCGTCAGCGAACACCCGGCGATGCGGACCGCGCGCGCTCGCACCGAGCTCGTGGCCCGCGAGGGCCTCCTCACGCGTGCGCAACACGGCCCAACGGCGATGGTCGGAGGCAGCTACGCGCGCGAAGCCACCGGCGAACAGATCGTCGGCGCCATCGTCGGGTTCCCGCTGGCCATCGTCGACCCGTCGCGCTTCGAGCAGGCTCGCCTTCGTGCAAGCGAAGACGGGCTCCGCGCCCATGAAGCGCGAACGCTCGCCGAGCTCCGGCGTGACGTTAACCTCGCGCTGCACGATCGCGAACATTGGCGCGAGGTCAAAGAAGCGCTCCGCTCGCGAGCCATCGAGCCTCTCCGCGAGGCGCTCCGCCTCGCGAAGAAGGAGTACGAAGTCGGCACGCAAGACGTGGCCATGGTGCTGCTCGCGCGACAAAAGGTCGTCGGCGCCGAAGAGCAGATGGCTCGCGCCGCCGGCGCCGTGGTTCGCTCCGACGCGCAGCTCGCGTATTTGACCGGGGCCCTCGCGGCAGAGATCGGGAGGAGCCCATGA
- the apaG gene encoding Co2+/Mg2+ efflux protein ApaG: MTNVVPAHVSTAITEGIRVTVESTYVAEQSSPREHRYVFAYTVRIVNEGTGDVQLRSRHWIITDGAGKVDEVRGPGVVGKQPRLQPGERFEYTSGCVLETPRGQMKGSYQMEGADGRGFDANIAPFLLSLPLTLN, translated from the coding sequence ATGACGAACGTCGTGCCGGCCCACGTGTCGACCGCCATCACCGAAGGTATCCGCGTCACCGTCGAGTCGACGTACGTGGCGGAGCAGTCCTCGCCCCGCGAGCACCGCTACGTCTTCGCGTACACGGTCCGCATCGTCAACGAGGGCACGGGCGACGTGCAACTCCGCAGTCGCCACTGGATCATCACCGATGGCGCGGGCAAGGTCGACGAGGTGCGAGGTCCCGGTGTCGTGGGCAAGCAGCCGCGGCTCCAGCCTGGTGAGCGCTTCGAGTACACGAGCGGCTGCGTCCTTGAGACGCCGCGCGGCCAGATGAAGGGCAGCTACCAAATGGAGGGCGCCGACGGCCGCGGCTTCGACGCGAACATCGCGCCCTTCCTCTTGAGCCTCCCGCTCACCCTGAACTAG
- a CDS encoding AraC family transcriptional regulator — translation MLPSSSETPSVLPPNFPKGTQRIRCRAVAPGLLGYVIQFEPGAPYRRPLVVEDRFEVAVLLHGRGTYESEARGAHVLESDQLYSYNPGELHTDSRVSSDERGVLVGFRITDPTAFGWSEHPVAGALRHNDPRLVLAARSFADAALSRAPLDHDAIVTAVMQFVERETSPMCVDPLEKARRLIESEHVSQLYVAHLAEAACMLPETFTRAFRRRFHTTPIDYRLRVRLRAGRQLLLARPDLTVTGAALQVGFESTRFFRMALRGRGHMSPQELRALYAEVEGLPVPETARRAASELQSVG, via the coding sequence ATGCTTCCCTCATCTTCCGAGACACCGTCCGTTCTGCCCCCGAACTTCCCCAAGGGCACCCAGCGCATACGTTGCCGCGCCGTCGCCCCGGGCTTGCTTGGCTACGTGATTCAGTTCGAGCCGGGAGCTCCGTACCGACGTCCGCTCGTCGTGGAAGATCGCTTCGAAGTCGCGGTGCTCCTTCATGGACGCGGCACGTACGAGTCGGAGGCGCGCGGCGCCCACGTGCTCGAGAGCGATCAGCTCTATTCCTACAACCCCGGCGAGCTGCACACCGACTCACGGGTCTCGAGCGACGAGCGCGGCGTGCTCGTCGGCTTTCGCATCACCGACCCGACGGCCTTTGGTTGGAGCGAACACCCCGTCGCCGGGGCGCTCCGCCACAATGATCCGCGCCTGGTCCTCGCGGCCCGATCGTTCGCCGACGCGGCCCTCAGCAGGGCGCCGCTCGATCACGACGCCATCGTGACCGCCGTGATGCAGTTCGTCGAACGCGAGACCTCCCCGATGTGCGTTGACCCGCTCGAGAAGGCGCGCCGCCTCATCGAATCAGAGCACGTGTCGCAGCTTTACGTCGCGCATCTCGCCGAGGCCGCATGCATGTTGCCGGAGACCTTCACGCGGGCGTTCCGCCGCCGATTTCACACAACGCCGATCGACTACCGACTGCGCGTCCGTCTCCGAGCGGGACGACAGCTCCTCCTGGCGCGGCCTGATCTGACGGTCACCGGCGCCGCGCTGCAAGTAGGGTTCGAGAGCACGCGTTTCTTTCGGATGGCGCTCCGAGGCCGTGGGCACATGTCGCCGCAAGAGCTCCGTGCGCTCTACGCAGAGGTCGAAGGGCTGCCGGTGCCCGAGACGGCGCGAAGGGCCGCGAGCGAGCTCCAGTCGGTAGGCTAA